From a single Apostichopus japonicus isolate 1M-3 chromosome 12, ASM3797524v1, whole genome shotgun sequence genomic region:
- the LOC139977265 gene encoding uncharacterized protein yields the protein MDSFCVLMIFACLFPKSSADILSDSETGRTASTLVKEGLPAEIFCMVEGTGDYFWSKGESFHNSTLVASFTGGNGNKDNEPYVVTVHGTLFIRKVTLKDEGKYFCRFTSVENECHGEINVVVRASLSNFFLAIDRCDRESSCLLYLNPSQSISLTCTAHNAPPLMTLKWFNGSKEITEGIEDNEILPQNGNAREITSTVAAVYGHPASLTCQAVDPKRSNDDVRFAHAQVEMKVPVHETWIIVSVTLAGCFIVFGIILLIKATVKRKQRKKYKKLKIEEFESLTTKVETKEGAINEKHQELTQFKLSAESKDREISVLKTKLKEMEEDIRKGRSENLELHKRVTNALADDKVKSTITGDTLRRKDEEIAKERNETFKLKELAQRKEQEIIALKDILRRKDEEIAKERNETFKLKELAQRKEQEIIALKDTLRRKDEETKGGRNETFKLKELAQRKEQEIIALKDTLRRKDEETKGGRNETFKLKFRRRLRHSFTVAQKINFLPNPEPEIAIFCKQLIGKYPLIYTLLFSLQELAQRKEQEIIALKDTLRRKDEETKGGRNETFKLKELAQRKEQEIIALKDTLRRKDEEIKRDRNVTSKLKRTMESATGKTPVGEGWL from the exons CCGATATCCTATCAGACAGTGAAACAGGCAGAACAGCCTCGACTTTAGTCAAGGAAGGACTGCCAGCAGAAATATTTTGTATGGTAGAAGGAACTGGTGATTACTTCTGGAGCAAAGGAGAATCTTTTCATAATAGCACACTTGTGGCTTCGTTTACCGGTGGCAATGGCAATAAAGACAATGAACCGTATGTTGTAACAGTACATGGGACACTTTTTATTAGAAAAGTTACTCTCAAAGATGAAGGAAAATACTTTTGCCGGTTCACTTCAGTAGAAAACGAATGTCATGGAGAAATAAATGTTGTTGTGAGAG CTTCGCTCAGTAACTTTTTCCTTGCTATCGATCGATGTGATAGAGAAAGCAGCTGTTTATTGTACCTCAACCCATCGCAGTCTATTTCTTTGACATGCACGGCACATAATGCGCCACCTTTAATGACTTTAAAGTGGTTTAACGGGTCGAAGGAAATTACAGAAGGCATTGAAGATAATGAAATATTACCTCAAAATGGCAATGCAAGAGAAATAACCAGTACAGTAGCCGCTGTCTATGGACATCCTGCATCCTTAACGTGTCAAGCAGTAGATCCGAAGAGAAGCAACGATGATGTAAGGTTTGCCCACGCTCAAGTTGAAATGAAAG TGCCTGTCCATGAAACTTGGATAATCGTATCAGTAACTTTAGCAGGATGCTTTATCGTCTTTGGGATAATTTTACTAATCAAAG CAACGGTTAAACGAAAACAGCGGAAGAAATATAAGAAGCT GAAAATTGAAGAATTTGAATCTCTGACG ACGAAAGTGGAGACTAAAGAAGGAGCAATCAATGAAAAACATCAGGAACTAACACAATTCAAG CTATCGGCGGAATCCAAAGATAGAGAAATATCTGTACTGAAA ACTAAACTAAAGGAAATGGAGGAAGATATAAGGAAGGGAAGGAGCGAAAATCTCGAATTACAT AAAAGGGTTACAAATGCGCTTGCAGATGATAAAGTGAAGTCTACCATTACCGGG GATACATTGAGGCGaaaagatgaagaaatagcAAAAGAAAGGAACGAAACTTTCAAGTTAAAG GAACTAGCGCaaagaaaagaacaagaaataatCGCACTGAAG GATATATTAAGGCGaaaagatgaagaaatagcAAAAGAAAGGAACGAAACTTTCAAGTTAAAG GAACTAGCGCaaagaaaagaacaagaaataatCGCACTGAAG GATACATTGAGGCGAAAAGATGAAGAAACAAAAGGAGGAAGGAACGAAACTTTCAAGTTAAAG GAACTAGCGCaaagaaaagaacaagaaataatCGCACTGAAG GATACATTGAGGCGAAAAGATGAAGAAACAAAAGGAGGAAGGAACGAAACTTTCAAGTTAAAG TTTAGACGACGGCTGAGACACAGTTTCACTGTAGCTCAGAAGATCAATTTCTTGCCAAACCCTGAGCCAGAGATTGCAATATTTTGTAAGCAGTTGATTGG CAAATATCCGTTAATTTACACGTTACTATTTTCGCTGCAGGAACTAGCGCaaagaaaagaacaagaaataatCGCACTGAAG GATACATTGAGGCGAAAAGATGAAGAAACAAAAGGAGGAAGGAACGAAACTTTCAAGTTAAAG GAACTAGCGCaaagaaaagaacaagaaataatCGCACTGAAG GATACATTGAGGCGAAAAGATGAAGAAATCAAAAGAGACAGGAACGTAACTTCCAAGTTAAAG AGAACGATGGAAAGCGCTACAGGGAAAACCCCCGTTGGTGAG GGTTGGCTCTAA